In Anastrepha obliqua isolate idAnaObli1 unplaced genomic scaffold, idAnaObli1_1.0 ptg000012l, whole genome shotgun sequence, a single window of DNA contains:
- the LOC129251384 gene encoding jerky protein homolog-like, translating to MDNLSEFKASDGWLRNFKARHGIRELDLCGEKLSADNTAAEKFIEEFKTKIENYDPEFVFNADETGLNWKALPHVKKYQKKINKKGNVLLLLDNAPTHPSESLLERENGRFKALFLPPNVTSLLQPMDQGIIECMKRLYKKQLLRKLLLADENEEGTLIYHKNINIKDCCYMVADAWTSVKAITLKRAWNKINGISTQQQIQEEKENAELKNNEESDKDTDSMSTENLQNMITKVPGCSECNVEDIEDWLHSDSIDPGFQLLSDDEIIQSTKEESYPVDTEDDNDSTF from the exons ATGGATAATTTGTCCGAATTTAAAGCGAGTGACGGTTGGCTGCGTAATTTTAAGGCTCGGCACGGCATTCGAGAGCTCGATTTGTGTGGAGAAAAGCTTTCTGCCGATAATACTGCAGCAGAAAAGTTTATTGAGGAATTTAaaacgaaaattgaaaattacgatcctgaatttgtttttaatgcgGATGAAACAGGCCTCAATTGGAAGGCACTACCTC ATGTTAAAAAgtatcaaaagaaaataaataaaaaggggAATGTATTGCTTTTGCTGGACAATGCACCTACTCATCCTTCAGAAAGTTTACTTGAGAGAGAAAATGGTCGTTTCAAAGCTCTTTTTCTGCCACCTAATGTGACCAGTTTGCTGCAACCTATGGATCAAGGCATCATTGAATGCATGAAACGACTTTACAAAAAACAACTGCTTCGTAAGCTATTGTTAGCCGATGAAAATGAAGAAGGTACTCTAATATATCATAAAAACATTAACATAAAAGATTGCTGCTACATGGTAGCTGATGCATGGACTTCCGTAAAGGCGATAACTTTGAAGAGGgcttggaataaaataaatggaatttcaACACAACAGCAAATacaggaagaaaaagaaaatgcagAATTGAAGAACAACGAGGAAAGTGATAAAGATACTGATTCAATGTCTACGGAAAACCTGCAGAATATGATTACAAAAGTTCCAGGCTGTTCCGAGTGCAATGTAGAGGATATCGAAGATTGGTTACATTCTGATTCAATAGATCCTGGGTTCCAATTATTGAGTGACGATGAAATTATTCAGAGTACAAAAGAAGAATCATACCCAGTGGACACAGAAGATGACAATGAttctacattttaa